One region of Purpureocillium takamizusanense chromosome 4, complete sequence genomic DNA includes:
- the SES1 gene encoding Serine--tRNA ligase (COG:J~EggNog:ENOG503NX0Y), producing MPAATRFWGTGLIVRLQAKENADELLQQKIELEKEKKSLVESAAEKDALLKTKIKTIGNYVHDSVPVSNNEDDNAVLRTWPEGITPEKRNVLSHHEVLLRLDGYDPDRGVKVVGHRGYFLRQWGVFLNQALINYGLEFLTQRGYTALQAPQFMLKEYMAKTAQLEDFDEELYKVVDGDAKNDKYLIATSEQPISAFHADEWLIAKELPIKYAGYSSCYRREAGSHGRDAWGIYRVHQFEKIEQFLLTDPEKSWEALDDMIHVSEEFYQSLGLPYQVVAIVSGALNNAASKKLDLEAWFPFQGEYKELVSCSNCTDYQSRALEIRFGAKQQTDTKKKYVHCLNATLCATTRAMCCILENYQTEDGLRVPEPLRKYLPGAPEFIPFAKELPKESTSQKSLPQRTKGQN from the exons aTGCCGGCTGCGACGCGATTCTGGGGCACGGGACTAATTGTGAGGCTCCAGGCTAAGGAGAatgccgacgagctgctgcagcaaaAAATTGAGCTGgaaaaggagaagaagagcctcGTCGAGTCTGCCGCAGAGAAGGATGCCTTGTTGAAGACTAAGATAAAGACGATCGGCAACTACGTCCACGACTCCGTTCCTGTCAGCAACAATGAG GACGATAATGCAGTCTTGCGCACGTGGCCGGAGGGCATCAcgcccgagaagcgcaaTGTCCTCTCCCATCATGAGGttctcctccgcctcgacggATACGACCCTGATCGTGGAGTCAAGGTCGTCGGCCACCGCGGCTACTTCCTCCGCCAATGGGGCGTATTTCTCAATCAGGCCCTGATCAACTACGGCCTCGAGTTCCTCACGCAGAGGGGCTACACAGCCTTGCAGGCTCCTCAGTTCATGCTCAAGGAGTACATGGCCAAGACAGCTCAGCTCGAGGACTTTGACGAAGAACTCTACAAGGTCGTTGACGGAGATGCCAAAAATGACAAGTACCTCATCGCAACGTCCGAACAACCAATCTCGGCCTTTCATGCCGACGAATGGCTTATCGCCAAAGAGTTGCCCATCAA GTACGCTGGATATAGCTCTTGCTACCGCCGCGAGGCTGGTTCTCACGGCAGAGATGCCTGGGGCATTTATCGGGTGCATCAGTTTGAAAAG ATTGAGCAGTTTCTCCTCACGGACCCTGAAAAGTCATGGGAGGCGCTTGATGACATGATACACGTATCCGAAGAGTTTTACCAGTCGCTGGGTCTGCCATATCAGGTCGTGGCGATCGTTTCTGGAGCGCTCAACAACGCCGCCTCTAAGAAGCTTGATCTGGAGGCTTGGTTCCCTTTCCAGGGCGAGTACAAGGAACTTGTGTCGTGCTCAAATTGCACCGATTACCAATCACGCGCCCTCGAAATCCGCTTTGGAGCCAAGCAACAGACGGACACCAAGAAAAAGTATGTGCATTGCCTGAACGCCACGCTCTGTgcaacgacgagggccaTGTGTTGCATCCTCGAGAACTACCAGACAGAAGAC GGCCTTCGCGTCCCGGAACCCC
- the RHB1 gene encoding GTP-binding protein (COG:S~EggNog:ENOG503NUEZ) codes for MSAPKQRKVAIVGSRSVGKSSLAVRFVDGHFVDSYYPTIENTFSKTIRYKGQDFSTEIVDTAGQDEYSILNSKHFIGIHGYMLVYSVSSLPSFEMVQVIREKILNHLGTESVPIVIVGNKSDLRPEQRQVSTEEGKKLSEKLQCGWTEASARYNENVGRAFELLIAQIEKSQNPGEAPEKSNCRVM; via the exons ATGAGCGCACCAAAGCAGAGGAAGGTGGCCATTGTTGGCAGTCGGTCCGTCG GGAAGTCGTCCTTGGCGGTAAGGTTTGTCGACGGTCATTTCGTCGATAGCTACTACCCGACCATTGAAAATACCTTTAGCAAGACGATTCGATACAAAGGGCAAGATTTCTCGACCGAGATCGTCGACACGGCTGGCCAAGACGAGTACAGCATACTAAATTCAAAACACTTTATCGGCATACATGGGTATATGCTAGTTTACTCCGTCTCTTCGTTGCCGTCTTTCGAGATGGTTCAGGTCATCCGCGAGAAGATCCTCAATCACCTG GGCACCGAATCTGTGCCGATTGTCATTGTTGGCAACAAGAGCGACCTGCGACCGGAGCAACGGCAGGTTAGCACTGAAGAGGGCAAGAAGCTGTCGGAGAAGCTCCAGTGCGGCTGGACAGAGGCCAGCGCGCGGTACAACGAGAATGTTGGCCGGGCCTTCGAGCTGCTAATTGCTCAAATTGAGAAGTCACAGAATCCCGGAGAGGCACCTGAAAAGAGCAACTGCCGTGTTATGTGA
- the SES1 gene encoding Serine--tRNA ligase (COG:J~EggNog:ENOG503NX0Y), whose protein sequence is MLDVNDFIKERGGDPEKVRESQRRRHANVELVDDIIGLFEDHRKTQYSATQVNGKINEVQKQIGAKKKAKENADELLQQKIELEKEKKSLVESAAEKDALLKTKIKTIGNYVHDSVPVSNNEDDNAVLRTWPEGITPEKRNVLSHHEVLLRLDGYDPDRGVKVVGHRGYFLRQWGVFLNQALINYGLEFLTQRGYTALQAPQFMLKEYMAKTAQLEDFDEELYKVVDGDAKNDKYLIATSEQPISAFHADEWLIAKELPIKYAGYSSCYRREAGSHGRDAWGIYRVHQFEKIEQFLLTDPEKSWEALDDMIHVSEEFYQSLGLPYQVVAIVSGALNNAASKKLDLEAWFPFQGEYKELVSCSNCTDYQSRALEIRFGAKQQTDTKKKYVHCLNATLCATTRAMCCILENYQTEDGLRVPEPLRKYLPGAPEFIPFAKELPKESTSQKSLPQRTKGQN, encoded by the exons ATGCTAGACGTCAACGACTTCATCAAGGAGCGGGGTGGCGATCCGGAGAAGGTTCGCGAGTCCCAGCGACGCAGACACGCCAATGTCGAGCTTGTGGACGACATCATCGGCCTTTTCGAAGATCATCGCAAAA CCCAGTACAGCGCAACTCAGGTGAACGGCAAGATCAACGAGGTTCAGAAGCAGATTggggcgaagaagaag GCTAAGGAGAatgccgacgagctgctgcagcaaaAAATTGAGCTGgaaaaggagaagaagagcctcGTCGAGTCTGCCGCAGAGAAGGATGCCTTGTTGAAGACTAAGATAAAGACGATCGGCAACTACGTCCACGACTCCGTTCCTGTCAGCAACAATGAG GACGATAATGCAGTCTTGCGCACGTGGCCGGAGGGCATCAcgcccgagaagcgcaaTGTCCTCTCCCATCATGAGGttctcctccgcctcgacggATACGACCCTGATCGTGGAGTCAAGGTCGTCGGCCACCGCGGCTACTTCCTCCGCCAATGGGGCGTATTTCTCAATCAGGCCCTGATCAACTACGGCCTCGAGTTCCTCACGCAGAGGGGCTACACAGCCTTGCAGGCTCCTCAGTTCATGCTCAAGGAGTACATGGCCAAGACAGCTCAGCTCGAGGACTTTGACGAAGAACTCTACAAGGTCGTTGACGGAGATGCCAAAAATGACAAGTACCTCATCGCAACGTCCGAACAACCAATCTCGGCCTTTCATGCCGACGAATGGCTTATCGCCAAAGAGTTGCCCATCAA GTACGCTGGATATAGCTCTTGCTACCGCCGCGAGGCTGGTTCTCACGGCAGAGATGCCTGGGGCATTTATCGGGTGCATCAGTTTGAAAAG ATTGAGCAGTTTCTCCTCACGGACCCTGAAAAGTCATGGGAGGCGCTTGATGACATGATACACGTATCCGAAGAGTTTTACCAGTCGCTGGGTCTGCCATATCAGGTCGTGGCGATCGTTTCTGGAGCGCTCAACAACGCCGCCTCTAAGAAGCTTGATCTGGAGGCTTGGTTCCCTTTCCAGGGCGAGTACAAGGAACTTGTGTCGTGCTCAAATTGCACCGATTACCAATCACGCGCCCTCGAAATCCGCTTTGGAGCCAAGCAACAGACGGACACCAAGAAAAAGTATGTGCATTGCCTGAACGCCACGCTCTGTgcaacgacgagggccaTGTGTTGCATCCTCGAGAACTACCAGACAGAAGAC GGCCTTCGCGTCCCGGAACCCC